One window from the genome of Artemia franciscana chromosome 12, ASM3288406v1, whole genome shotgun sequence encodes:
- the LOC136033919 gene encoding uncharacterized protein LOC136033919 isoform X2, which yields MTNLVHLSLSLKGRDYIPEFALFSPPQTRPEYNLVRRIVEPKFATIVSISVGQDCISRDQLICLLKEPDLRLTSLKLANQYDLDDAFVDDAVIYTIATHQTKIVHLFMDTFCISTVPFNLLCRHLEKLETFHLRGKFSDSFGLESLLYFKELRTLKIEDFLSNFPKPTILQRLLDKPWDILLTHLDIDFFGFSVHLISKTAVNHVKECLRFVASRLLKLTFLRLSLCPLDENLFREITTNLINLVVLRVENCNKSDDALAGLKHMEIDAYTPPLHHLKRLTELDLSNCFKVTDVSLESAFTSCSLKKLSLRNCSQITDCGLVNLAAQPESFKRSIEELNLSGCYKVTDWGLSKLLPELKRLRVLNLKLAPKKRRETWMKNQ from the exons ATGACAAACCTAGTTCACCTTTCGCTTTCTTTGAAGGGTCGTGATTACATACCTGAATTTGCCCTATTTAGTCCACCGCAAACTAGACCCGAATACAACCTAGTACGACGTATAGTTGAACCGAAATTTGCCACCATCGTTTCAATTAGTGTTGGTCAAGACTGTATAAGCAGGGATCAATTGATTTGTTTGCTAAAAGAACCAGATTTGCGACTAACATCATTGAAGCTAGCAAATCAGTATGACCTTGATGATGCCTTTGTTGATGACGCTGTTATCTACACCATCGCTACTCACCAAACTAAAATAGTCCATCTATTTATGGACACCTTTTGTATTTCTACTGTACCTTTCAACTTGCTTTGTCGTCacctggaaaaattagaaacgtTCCATTTACGTGGTAAATTTTCCGATTCTTTTGGGCTAGAGTCTTTACTATACTTCAAGGAACTTAGAACTCTTAAAATAGAAGATTTTCTCAGCAATTTCCCAAAGCCAACAATTTTACAAAGATTGTTAGACAAACCATGGGATATACTGTTGACACATTTAGACATAGACTTTTTCGGTTTTTCTGTTCACCTAATTTCCAAAACCGCTGTTAACCATGTCAAGGAGTGCCTCCGATTTGTTGCCTCACGACTCTTAAAATTGACATTTCTTCGTTTATCGTTGTGTCCTTTGGATGAAAACTTGTTTAGAGAAATAACTACTAATTTGATCAATTTGGTTGTTCTTAGAGTGGAAAACTGTAATAAAAGCGACGATGCCTTAGCCGGACTCAAACATATGGAAATTGACGCCTACACACCTCCGCTTCACCATTTGAAAA GGCTGACTGAGTTAGACCTCAGTAATTGCTTTAAAGTGACTGACGTATCTTTGGAGTCAGCATTTACGTCCTGTTCTTTAAAGAAACTTTCCTTAAGAAACTGCTCTCAG ATTACTGACTGTGGTCTTGTGAACCTTGCAGCTCAACCAGAATCATTCAAGCGATCTATAGAAGAATTGAATTTGAGTGGCTGCTACAAAGTTACTGACTGGGGTTTGTCTAAACTCCTTCCGGAATTAAAAAGACTACGCGTCCTCAACTTGAAG
- the LOC136033919 gene encoding uncharacterized protein LOC136033919 isoform X3 — protein MTNLVHLSLSLKGRDYIPEFALFSPPQTRPEYNLVRRIVEPKFATIVSISVGQDCISRDQLICLLKEPDLRLTSLKLANQYDLDDAFVDDAVIYTIATHQTKIVHLFMDTFCISTVPFNLLCRHLEKLETFHLRGKFSDSFGLESLLYFKELRTLKIEDFLSNFPKPTILQRLLDKPWDILLTHLDIDFFGFSVHLISKTAVNHVKECLRFVASRLLKLTFLRLSLCPLDENLFREITTNLINLVVLRVENCNKSDDALAGLKHMEIDAYTPPLHHLKRLTELDLSNCFKVTDVSLESAFTSCSLKKLSLRNCSQITDCGLVNLAAQPESFKRSIEELNLSGCYKVTDWGLSKLLPELKRLRVLNLKCQFGQMC, from the exons ATGACAAACCTAGTTCACCTTTCGCTTTCTTTGAAGGGTCGTGATTACATACCTGAATTTGCCCTATTTAGTCCACCGCAAACTAGACCCGAATACAACCTAGTACGACGTATAGTTGAACCGAAATTTGCCACCATCGTTTCAATTAGTGTTGGTCAAGACTGTATAAGCAGGGATCAATTGATTTGTTTGCTAAAAGAACCAGATTTGCGACTAACATCATTGAAGCTAGCAAATCAGTATGACCTTGATGATGCCTTTGTTGATGACGCTGTTATCTACACCATCGCTACTCACCAAACTAAAATAGTCCATCTATTTATGGACACCTTTTGTATTTCTACTGTACCTTTCAACTTGCTTTGTCGTCacctggaaaaattagaaacgtTCCATTTACGTGGTAAATTTTCCGATTCTTTTGGGCTAGAGTCTTTACTATACTTCAAGGAACTTAGAACTCTTAAAATAGAAGATTTTCTCAGCAATTTCCCAAAGCCAACAATTTTACAAAGATTGTTAGACAAACCATGGGATATACTGTTGACACATTTAGACATAGACTTTTTCGGTTTTTCTGTTCACCTAATTTCCAAAACCGCTGTTAACCATGTCAAGGAGTGCCTCCGATTTGTTGCCTCACGACTCTTAAAATTGACATTTCTTCGTTTATCGTTGTGTCCTTTGGATGAAAACTTGTTTAGAGAAATAACTACTAATTTGATCAATTTGGTTGTTCTTAGAGTGGAAAACTGTAATAAAAGCGACGATGCCTTAGCCGGACTCAAACATATGGAAATTGACGCCTACACACCTCCGCTTCACCATTTGAAAA GGCTGACTGAGTTAGACCTCAGTAATTGCTTTAAAGTGACTGACGTATCTTTGGAGTCAGCATTTACGTCCTGTTCTTTAAAGAAACTTTCCTTAAGAAACTGCTCTCAG ATTACTGACTGTGGTCTTGTGAACCTTGCAGCTCAACCAGAATCATTCAAGCGATCTATAGAAGAATTGAATTTGAGTGGCTGCTACAAAGTTACTGACTGGGGTTTGTCTAAACTCCTTCCGGAATTAAAAAGACTACGCGTCCTCAACTTGAAG TGTCAGTTTGGTCAAATGTGCTGA